One window of Sulfurospirillum sp. 1612 genomic DNA carries:
- a CDS encoding AAA family ATPase has protein sequence MFNIQISSLKEIEEEQTEYICEDWLPVPKKTVSMIVANGGVGKSWIIIQLALRHLIKNPDEKVFAWLSEDPKGLSKFRANLICSKILGLEREKIEEKLFISDSPTFPINLNNIQKLKEQLKDFNLILLDPLIGFYGGDENSNADARIFMQHFTKWASEENKTILFIHHAAKGSGKSRGASALVDAVRLVYQIEKIDKSDTKRKFTIAKDNYGVKNILDCTEFERVVFPKKPIKIVFEPVENMNISMDLKEVGDE, from the coding sequence ATGTTTAATATTCAAATTTCAAGCTTAAAAGAAATTGAAGAAGAGCAAACAGAGTATATTTGTGAGGACTGGCTTCCAGTTCCTAAAAAAACAGTATCAATGATTGTTGCAAATGGAGGAGTTGGTAAAAGTTGGATAATTATACAGTTAGCTCTAAGGCATCTAATTAAAAATCCAGATGAAAAAGTATTTGCTTGGTTAAGTGAAGATCCTAAAGGTTTATCAAAATTTCGAGCAAATTTAATATGTTCTAAAATTTTGGGCTTGGAGCGAGAAAAAATCGAGGAAAAATTATTTATAAGTGACTCTCCTACATTCCCAATTAATCTTAACAACATTCAAAAACTAAAAGAGCAGCTAAAAGATTTCAATCTAATCCTACTTGATCCCCTTATTGGCTTTTATGGAGGTGATGAAAACAGCAACGCAGATGCACGAATTTTTATGCAACATTTTACAAAATGGGCATCAGAAGAGAACAAAACAATTCTTTTTATACATCACGCAGCAAAAGGTAGTGGAAAAAGCCGTGGAGCATCGGCTCTAGTGGATGCTGTAAGACTTGTGTATCAAATTGAGAAAATAGACAAAAGTGATACAAAAAGAAAATTTACAATCGCAAAAGACAACTATGGAGTTAAAAACATATTGGATTGTACGGAATTTGAAAGGGTTGTTTTTCCAAAAAAGCCCATAAAAATAGTGTTTGAACCAGTTGAAAATATGAATATTAGTATGGATTTAAAGGAGGTGGGAGATGAGTGA
- the purN gene encoding phosphoribosylglycinamide formyltransferase, translated as MLVKKIAILFSGTGSNLENLLEKLHQKEFDGFRIEVVLTLCNKPGALGIEKSRKFGIEPVLLDHTKFPDREAFDRRLVQEIQNSGAELCVLAGFMRFLTPYFTQNIKAINLHPSLLPLFKGGHAIEESYASAMKVGGISVHYVSEELDGGEIIAQKCFEKKADMSLESFENCIHQLEHDLLPEVIVDILSKK; from the coding sequence ATGCTTGTAAAAAAAATAGCCATACTGTTTAGTGGCACGGGAAGTAATCTAGAAAATCTACTTGAAAAATTGCATCAAAAAGAGTTTGATGGCTTTAGGATTGAAGTGGTCTTGACGCTATGCAATAAACCAGGAGCCTTGGGTATTGAAAAATCTCGAAAGTTTGGGATTGAGCCGGTATTGCTAGATCATACAAAATTCCCCGACCGTGAAGCTTTTGATAGAAGGTTGGTACAAGAGATACAAAATAGCGGTGCGGAACTGTGTGTATTGGCAGGGTTTATGAGGTTTCTAACGCCTTATTTTACTCAAAATATCAAAGCGATTAATTTGCATCCTTCTTTGTTGCCATTATTTAAAGGCGGTCATGCGATTGAAGAGAGTTATGCCTCTGCTATGAAAGTAGGAGGTATCAGCGTGCATTATGTCAGTGAAGAGTTAGATGGAGGTGAGATTATTGCTCAAAAATGCTTTGAAAAAAAAGCCGATATGAGCTTGGAATCCTTTGAAAATTGCATTCACCAGTTAGAACATGACCTTCTTCCTGAGGTTATTGTCGATATATTGTCTAAAAAGTGA
- a CDS encoding YifB family Mg chelatase-like AAA ATPase — protein MAKKIFVESTFIRALPGFSIVGMANQSIQESKDRIKSSLLSIGFKFPAQKITVNLSPSDIKKEGSHFDLVIALLIAFQNSDISCRDFFIFGELGLDGKVKSTSAIFPLLLSLARQYETLNVLLPHDMMEKASQIKGLKIYGVETLHDAMEFFAQKRYEAPYIPIKVREFFDEKLTIGGKEYFYDNPKVLDFKEVHGHRFLKRALVICAAGMHNILLEGSPGSGKSMSIKRLRDILPPVTIEEVLETQAYHAINYEDDNLSAKRAFRSPHHSSSKPSIFGGGSAKAMAGEAALAHNGILFFDELPHFSKQILESLREPLENHKVLISRVQNKIEYDTKFLFAAAQNPCPCGNLLSKVRECRCSDLEVARYKSRISDPILDRIDLYIQVDEEFSKEETESSHEMFQKVLRAFIFQKNRGQRSLNAHLDEQEIKRYCTLSATAQETLDMAIGRYGLNQRSVSKVLKISRTIADIDEKESIERTHLLEALSFRKR, from the coding sequence ATAGCAAAAAAAATATTTGTTGAATCTACTTTTATCCGGGCACTGCCCGGATTTTCAATCGTCGGCATGGCCAATCAAAGCATCCAAGAATCAAAAGACCGGATTAAATCTTCACTTTTGAGTATAGGATTTAAATTTCCCGCCCAAAAGATTACGGTCAATCTCTCCCCCTCTGATATCAAAAAAGAAGGCAGTCATTTTGATTTGGTGATTGCTCTGTTGATTGCTTTTCAAAATAGTGATATTTCGTGTCGAGATTTTTTTATTTTTGGAGAGTTGGGACTCGATGGCAAAGTCAAATCCACTTCGGCAATTTTCCCTTTATTATTATCCCTTGCCCGACAATATGAAACCCTCAATGTCTTGCTGCCTCATGATATGATGGAGAAAGCCTCACAAATCAAAGGGCTCAAAATTTATGGTGTAGAGACGCTTCATGATGCGATGGAATTCTTTGCCCAAAAGCGATATGAAGCACCCTATATTCCGATAAAAGTCCGTGAATTTTTTGATGAAAAATTAACAATTGGGGGCAAAGAGTATTTTTATGATAATCCCAAAGTGCTTGATTTTAAAGAGGTGCACGGGCATCGATTTTTAAAGCGCGCCTTAGTCATATGTGCTGCTGGGATGCACAATATCTTGCTCGAAGGAAGTCCAGGCAGTGGCAAGAGTATGAGTATCAAAAGGTTGCGTGATATTTTACCGCCTGTGACGATAGAAGAGGTACTTGAGACACAAGCGTATCATGCTATTAATTATGAAGATGATAATCTCTCCGCCAAACGTGCCTTTAGAAGTCCCCACCATAGTTCTTCAAAACCCAGTATTTTTGGGGGAGGCAGTGCCAAAGCGATGGCAGGTGAAGCGGCATTGGCACATAATGGGATTTTGTTTTTTGATGAATTACCGCATTTTTCAAAGCAAATTTTAGAGAGTTTACGCGAGCCTTTGGAAAACCATAAAGTATTGATTTCACGCGTTCAAAATAAAATAGAATATGACACCAAGTTTTTATTTGCGGCCGCTCAAAATCCCTGTCCGTGCGGAAATTTGCTCAGTAAAGTGAGAGAATGTCGGTGTTCTGATTTGGAAGTGGCACGGTATAAATCGCGAATATCTGATCCCATTTTAGATCGTATTGATTTGTATATTCAAGTGGATGAAGAATTTTCCAAAGAAGAGACTGAGAGTTCTCATGAGATGTTTCAAAAGGTGTTACGTGCTTTTATATTTCAAAAAAATAGAGGGCAGCGCAGTCTCAACGCACATTTGGATGAACAAGAAATCAAACGCTATTGCACGCTCTCAGCCACAGCACAAGAGACACTAGATATGGCAATCGGTCGCTATGGATTAAACCAAAGAAGTGTGAGTAAAGTATTGAAAATCAGCCGAACAATCGCAGATATAGATGAAAAAGAATCGATAGAGAGAACGCATCTTTTAGAAGCACTCAGCTTTAGGAAAAGGTAA
- a CDS encoding replication protein: MNYIVNSFQVPNFLVDELMPKMSPNALKCYLLIVRKTIGWAKEYDAISASQFCKFTGIKKDNTVFKALKELEEMELLERISKIGHPTFYKVVTVYKKQDFKLDKTTHTKKRGTPKKEAPTKIGVHKTHINSLKRVNREKDVLKTSFSGYLGREIKVAKDLLKIEKISSLKNQKLEILTTSKKTNKKLKAELKKEDLESLLEVANV, encoded by the coding sequence TTGAATTATATAGTAAATAGTTTTCAAGTTCCAAATTTTTTAGTTGATGAATTAATGCCAAAAATGAGTCCAAACGCTTTGAAATGCTACCTTTTAATAGTCAGGAAAACAATAGGATGGGCAAAGGAATACGATGCAATAAGTGCTAGTCAATTTTGTAAATTCACTGGAATTAAGAAAGACAATACAGTTTTTAAAGCACTAAAAGAGCTTGAAGAAATGGAACTGCTTGAAAGAATAAGCAAAATAGGACATCCAACTTTCTATAAAGTTGTAACTGTTTATAAAAAACAAGACTTTAAATTGGATAAAACAACCCACACCAAAAAAAGGGGTACCCCAAAAAAGGAGGCACCTACAAAAATTGGTGTACACAAAACACATATTAACTCTCTAAAGAGAGTTAATAGAGAAAAGGATGTACTCAAAACATCCTTTTCTGGTTATTTAGGGAGAGAGATAAAAGTGGCCAAAGATCTCTTAAAAATTGAAAAAATCTCTTCCCTAAAAAACCAAAAATTAGAAATTTTAACAACAAGTAAAAAGACAAATAAAAAATTGAAAGCAGAACTAAAAAAAGAAGATTTAGAAAGTTTACTGGAGGTTGCAAATGTTTAA
- a CDS encoding NAD(P)H-hydrate dehydratase, whose translation MKKIFDEVTSLDQKCYEAYALSEDILMEHAASALCDAVKQRASEGARVLVLCGPGNNGGDGLAAARMLHTDYDVSVVLPYGAKSKMARLQEKRFLAVGGAIVHDILEADVYVDALFGSGLSKALDAKACEIFKNINAKDGVKISCDIPSGLGDAICSAEVFRADISVSMGAYKLAFFEDFAKDFIGEIVVANLGISRMLYEGSAKTYLLDADDMRLPYRESKNSNKGNFGHTCVVMGEKEGAAILASTAALHFGSGLVSVMTHAKTSIPPYIMSTTSLPKNTSALVVGMGLGSHDEIESLLLSYEGPMVIDADLFYKPLIKRLIKQKDNLVLTPHPKEFASLLKICDVADVDVHEIQSNRFHYVRAFITRFPNITLLLKGANSIIAHDGILYVNTQGSNVLSKGGSGDVLSGMIGALLAQNYSPTNAAISASLAHALAGNNIKSNNYALNPLDLCEGIKCL comes from the coding sequence ATGAAAAAAATATTTGATGAAGTCACGTCATTGGATCAAAAATGCTATGAAGCCTACGCTTTGAGTGAAGATATACTCATGGAACATGCTGCGAGTGCATTGTGTGATGCAGTGAAACAGCGTGCGAGTGAAGGAGCACGTGTGTTGGTTCTGTGTGGCCCGGGCAATAACGGTGGCGATGGATTGGCTGCGGCTAGGATGTTGCATACAGATTATGACGTCAGCGTCGTGCTGCCTTATGGTGCCAAATCCAAGATGGCGCGTCTGCAAGAGAAGCGATTTCTTGCTGTTGGTGGAGCGATTGTTCATGATATTTTGGAAGCGGATGTTTATGTGGATGCTCTGTTTGGTTCGGGGCTTAGCAAAGCATTAGATGCAAAAGCGTGTGAGATTTTTAAAAATATCAATGCCAAAGATGGCGTTAAAATATCGTGTGATATTCCGAGCGGTTTGGGTGATGCAATCTGCAGCGCTGAAGTGTTTCGTGCGGATATTTCTGTGAGTATGGGTGCTTATAAGTTGGCTTTTTTTGAAGACTTTGCCAAAGACTTTATTGGTGAGATTGTCGTAGCAAATCTTGGCATCTCACGCATGCTTTATGAGGGAAGTGCAAAGACATATTTATTGGACGCAGATGATATGAGATTGCCTTATCGTGAATCAAAAAATAGCAACAAAGGCAATTTTGGACACACGTGTGTGGTGATGGGAGAAAAAGAGGGTGCGGCTATCTTAGCTTCTACCGCTGCATTGCACTTTGGCTCAGGGTTAGTGAGCGTGATGACTCACGCGAAGACGAGCATTCCTCCTTATATCATGAGCACGACTTCACTGCCTAAGAATACTTCGGCTCTTGTTGTAGGTATGGGGCTTGGGTCTCATGATGAGATTGAATCTTTATTGCTCTCTTATGAAGGTCCCATGGTAATCGATGCGGATCTTTTTTACAAACCTTTAATCAAACGTTTGATAAAACAAAAAGATAACTTAGTACTAACTCCACACCCCAAAGAGTTTGCCTCACTTTTGAAAATCTGTGATGTTGCAGATGTCGATGTCCATGAGATACAAAGCAATAGATTTCATTATGTTCGTGCTTTTATAACACGATTTCCTAATATCACGTTACTACTCAAAGGTGCTAACAGTATCATCGCTCATGATGGAATACTTTATGTTAATACACAAGGGAGCAATGTCTTGTCAAAAGGCGGTAGTGGCGATGTCTTGTCAGGTATGATTGGGGCATTACTCGCACAAAATTATAGTCCAACAAACGCGGCGATTAGTGCGTCGTTAGCTCATGCATTAGCGGGAAATAATATCAAATCAAACAATTACGCACTCAATCCTTTGGACCTATGTGAGGGAATCAAATGCTTGTAA
- a CDS encoding helix-turn-helix domain-containing protein: protein MSELVVIQKMELQEIIKSAVCSAIQELEKEKKVKEKMNIKEAAEYLGISVPNLNRKKDQGIVIFSKIDGRVVFSKKDLDEYDKKCKSTATQTATFKKVG, encoded by the coding sequence ATGAGTGAATTAGTTGTTATACAAAAAATGGAACTTCAAGAAATTATTAAAAGTGCCGTATGTTCTGCTATTCAAGAATTGGAAAAAGAAAAAAAAGTGAAAGAAAAAATGAACATTAAAGAAGCAGCAGAATATCTTGGAATTTCAGTTCCAAATCTAAATCGTAAAAAAGATCAAGGAATTGTTATTTTTTCAAAAATTGATGGAAGAGTAGTGTTTTCAAAAAAAGATTTGGATGAATACGATAAAAAGTGTAAATCAACCGCTACCCAAACCGCTACCTTTAAAAAAGTAGGTTGA